TAAACGTTCTAGAAAGCGAGCACGCCTTTGGTCCTTTGGCGTCCAGTAACCTGGTGCGTCGTAGCCGAAATCGAGCGGAGCCCCGGTATGCCATTCCTCGCAGTGACCGCATTTCCAGCGCATTTCCTTGAGGTCATCGAGAGTGACGCCCGTCCGCGTGTTGCGGATACGCGCAACGTTGTAACAGCCCGAGCAGAGTAAGCTGACCTGCGTATGCTTCTCGGATTCCTCGTTCCAACCGTCGTGGGTGGCACGCATGTTCTCGCATTCGTCGCACCAAGCGTCCGGGAAAGGGTTGTCGTCCGTGGGCTGATTGCGGTTGAAGCCGCGGCCGACAGCACCGTCGCCGACGAGGTGGTGGCAGACGAAGGTCTCGGCGCGCTCGCCGTGCATGTCGCACTGGACGGTTTTCGACGCCATGCGCGGCTTATCTTAGCCCAACCGCGAGAGTGCACTATCCTAGCGGGTGCCGGGTGCCCCACGTTCGCGCCCTGCGGTTGGGCGCTAACGTGGGCGGTAGGGACACGCCGCCTCGCCAAGCCCGAAGGGGATAGTCCCCGCCAGCGGTTACGCTTGTCCCAGGCCGGGAGCCGCCCGTCCCAAACTGCTGGCTGGCGCGGAGCCCGCATGTGACTTTCCACATGGGAGCGCGTCCAACTCCGGAGCCCTGAAACGCCTGCATCGGAAGGGGAACCGGGCGGCCGCGGGCTGCGTACCAACCGGTGTAGAATCATGCGGATGTTCCTGGACATTTTCCGCCAGACCTTGCGCACCCTGTGGGCGCACAAGCTGCGCTCCTTCCTGACCATGTTCGGGATCGCCTGGGGTGTGGGATCGCTGTTGCTGCTCATCGGTTTGGGCGAAGGCTTTCGCTCCGGCAACAAGCGGCAACTGGACACCATCGGCGAAGACATCATGTTCATGTTCGGCGGACGCATTCCGGCGGTGGAGGGCAGCCACCAGGCTATGAAGCCCTTCCGACTGACCCACGGGGACTATCTCGCGGTCAAGGAAGAAGCCCGGCATTTGCGCGCCATCTCCCCGGTGCTGAACCGCGGCGACATTCGCGCCGCCAGCGAGTTCAACAGCACCAACGGCCAGGTGTTCGGGGTGAACGCCAACTACGACGTGATCCGCTACATGCCTCTGGCCCAAGGACGCTGGTTGAACGAACTGGACGACCAGCAACAGCGTCGGGTGGCGGTACTGGGTGACGAAATGCGTCGCAACCTGTTCCCGGGACGTCCCTTCCTGGGCACGACCATCCTGCTGAACGGCGTGCGCTTCGAAGTGATCGGCTCCATCGAGAAAATGCGCGGCGAGTCCAGCATGACGGACATGCGGGTATTCATCCCCTACCAGACCATGCGCATCCTGTTTCCGCTTAAGGACGAGGACCGGGTGGATGGCATCACCTACCTGAACTATCGCCCCGCCTCCCGCGAGGTGCACGACGACGCACGCATGGAGGTCCGCCGGATCATCGCCCGCCGAAAAGGCGGTTTCGACTACACCAACGACGACAACTTCTGGGACTGGGACACGGTGAAGAGCCAGGAGACGATCGGCAAGATCTTCGACGCCATGAACCTGTTCCTGGGCGGCGTGGGCCTTGTGACTCTGGCGCTGGGCGCCATCGGAATCATCAACATCATGCTGGTCTCGGTAACCGAGAGGACGAGGGAAATCGGGCTGAGGAAGGCGCTGGGCGCCACCAACCGCAGCATCCTGACGCAGTTTTTCCTGGAGGGCGCGTTCCTGACGCTGATCAGCGGCGGCGTGGGGATCGCAGCCGCGGCCGGATTCATGATGCTGCTCGCGCAGTTGCCGGCCCCGGAGGGCTTTGACACACCACGCCTGGTGCCCTCGTCGGCGACGGTGGCGGTGTTGGCGCTGTCATTCGCGGGCATTGTGGCGGGGCTGTATCCCGCGCGCAAGGCAGCCCTGATGCAGCCGGTGGAAGCGCTCCGGCAGGAATAGCGAGCGGAGGCAGGGAAGGCGGAGAGAGATGGTTCGCGATCTGATGGGACAGGCCTACGGCTCGCTGCGGCACAATCGCAGCCGCGCCACCCTTACCATGCTGGGCATGGCCTGGGGCATCGCCACCGTGGTCCTGCTGCTGGCCTACGGGGCCGGTTTCCAGCAGGCCATTGAGAACATCTTCGCCAATTTCGGCGCCAAGATGATCGGGGTTTTCCCGGGACGCACCTCCATGCAAGCTGGCGGGTCCAAAGCCGGCACCGAGATCCGCCTGACCATGGACGACCTCGAGCGCATCCGCGCCGGCGTGCCGCTGGTGAACCGCATCAGTCCCATGGCCTGGCACAACACCACCGTTCAGCGGGACGTGCGCAACTTTGACTGGGAGGTGGTCGGCTGCTATCCCGGACTGGCCAGAATGCGCAGCCTGGATTTGGAGCAGGGCCGCTTCTTCAACGACGCCGAAGTCAATGCTCGCGCACGGGTCGTCGTGCTGAGTTCGGAATCCAAGAGCAAGCTCTTCTCGGGTCAGTACGCCCTCGGAGAGAGGGTGCGGATCGGCGGTATCAGCTTTGAGGTGGTCGGCTTCCTGAAGCCCAAAATGCAGGAAGGGAACGACAATATCAACACCCAGGTCTACATTCCCTTCACCACCATGAGCGACCTGAAGGACACCTACTATCTGAACGGCATCTTTCTCGACTACGAGGGTATGGAATACGAAAAAGTGGAAGCTCAGGTACGCACGGTGCTGGGCCAGGCGCACGGGTTCAACCCCAAGGACAAGCGCGCCGTGTGGGTGTTCAACACCATGAAGGACCTGAAGCAGTTTCACATCATCTCCACGGGCCTGCGCGTGCTGCTGGCTTTCATCGGCACGCTCACCTTGGGTATCGGTGGCGTGGGTCTGATGAACATCATGCTGGTTTCGGTAACCCAGCGAACGCGCGAAATCGGAGTGGAAAAAGCGCTCGGCGCGCGCCGCAGGGACATCCTCTTCCAGTTCCTGGCCGAGGCCCTGGCTATCACCTTTGTCGGCGGACTGCTGGGGGTGGTCATCGCCTATGTCATCTCCTGGTCGGCGGGATCCCTTACGCTCTACAGCGCCATCGCCAAGAACGCAACCGCGGGCGACATCCAGCTCGCCATCGATCCCTTCACGCTGATGGTCGCCACCGTCATCCTCGGGCTCGTGGGACTGGTGAGCGGCATGCTTCCGGCCATCAAGGCGTCCCGGCTCGATCCCATCGAAGCCCTGCGCTACGAATGAAGCCCTGGGATTGAGTCGCTTGGGAATTAGCGGATGTTCGGCCTTCTTCCCTGGCTAGAATGGCAGCATGTCCGAGGGGACTGTCAACGTGCGACTGGAGCGCGTCCTCCAGCAACTGCGGCGGTATGAGCATCCGCTGCTGAACTTCGATGCCCGCCAGCAGGGCGACGGCGTCGAGGTGACCATCAACTTCAAGAATCCCCCCGTCCCGGTGCATGAATACCTCTTCCAGATTCATCCCCGCGACCTCGACCACCCCAATTTCGAATGGAGCTTTCAACGCCAGCTCTACGACTGCCTGCACGACTACCTGATCGAAATGTTCGTGAGGACGCCGCAGGATAGGAGCGATAAGCGATAAGCGATTAGCGATAAGCAACGAACAGTTGAGCGGTTGGCTTATTGCTTATCGCGTACTGCTTATTGCGGGTTCTGTAGAATCCCATCGCGTGTCTCTCCGGGAACGCATCCTCGAAGAAATCGCCACGCGCGGGCCCATTCCCTTCTCGCGCTACATGGAGATGTGCCTCTACGACCCGAAAGAGGGTTACTACAGCCGGCCGCAGGAGAAATTCGGCCGCGCAGGGGATTTCTATACCTCGAGCGACGTGCACGCCGTCTTCGGACGATTGCTCGCGCGCCAGTTCGAGGGAATGTGGCGGCGCCTGGGCGCGCCGAAGCGCCTGGACCTGATCGAGCTGGGACCGGGAAGGGGTCTGTTCGCCCGCGACGTACTCGACTGGTCGCGGAAGAAGTTCCCCGAGTTCTTCGCGGCGTTGCATTACCGACTGGTGGAAGCGTCGCCGATTCTGCGGCAGGGCTTGCAGGAACGTTTAGGCGAGTCCATCGCGCAGGGACGGGTTTCGATCGCCGCTCAACCGGAGGAGATTGCGCCGGCGCAGCACGCCATCGTTTTCGCCAACGAATTCTTTGACGCGCTGCCGGTCGAGCTGGTGGATGCCCGCGGTGAGGTGCGAGTCGATGCGCGCGACGGGCGACTGGTGGAAGTGTTCGCGCCGCCATCGGTGGAAGCTCTGGAGTATCTGGATCACTACGCGGTGCACCCGGAGGCGGGTGAGCGGGTGGAAGCGGGTCTGGAAGCACAGCGCTGGGGGTCGCGCATGGCGCGGCTCGCCGAGCGCGCGTTCTTCGTGCTGATCGACTACGGATACACCCGCGAGGAACTGCTGGCCGGGCGGCACCGCGGCACGGTGATGGCCTACCGGCGGCACAC
The nucleotide sequence above comes from Terriglobales bacterium. Encoded proteins:
- a CDS encoding ABC transporter permease; the encoded protein is MVRDLMGQAYGSLRHNRSRATLTMLGMAWGIATVVLLLAYGAGFQQAIENIFANFGAKMIGVFPGRTSMQAGGSKAGTEIRLTMDDLERIRAGVPLVNRISPMAWHNTTVQRDVRNFDWEVVGCYPGLARMRSLDLEQGRFFNDAEVNARARVVVLSSESKSKLFSGQYALGERVRIGGISFEVVGFLKPKMQEGNDNINTQVYIPFTTMSDLKDTYYLNGIFLDYEGMEYEKVEAQVRTVLGQAHGFNPKDKRAVWVFNTMKDLKQFHIISTGLRVLLAFIGTLTLGIGGVGLMNIMLVSVTQRTREIGVEKALGARRRDILFQFLAEALAITFVGGLLGVVIAYVISWSAGSLTLYSAIAKNATAGDIQLAIDPFTLMVATVILGLVGLVSGMLPAIKASRLDPIEALRYE
- a CDS encoding SAM-dependent methyltransferase gives rise to the protein MSLRERILEEIATRGPIPFSRYMEMCLYDPKEGYYSRPQEKFGRAGDFYTSSDVHAVFGRLLARQFEGMWRRLGAPKRLDLIELGPGRGLFARDVLDWSRKKFPEFFAALHYRLVEASPILRQGLQERLGESIAQGRVSIAAQPEEIAPAQHAIVFANEFFDALPVELVDARGEVRVDARDGRLVEVFAPPSVEALEYLDHYAVHPEAGERVEAGLEAQRWGSRMARLAERAFFVLIDYGYTREELLAGRHRGTVMAYRRHTASANPYEAPGEQDVTAHVNFTALSGAAREAGLDVLGLVTQSQFLMGIGEENEFADAFEDCRLPQERAKVALQLKHLVSPAGMGESFHVLVLGKGVTKDGIRGLAFARL
- a CDS encoding ABC transporter permease; its protein translation is MFLDIFRQTLRTLWAHKLRSFLTMFGIAWGVGSLLLLIGLGEGFRSGNKRQLDTIGEDIMFMFGGRIPAVEGSHQAMKPFRLTHGDYLAVKEEARHLRAISPVLNRGDIRAASEFNSTNGQVFGVNANYDVIRYMPLAQGRWLNELDDQQQRRVAVLGDEMRRNLFPGRPFLGTTILLNGVRFEVIGSIEKMRGESSMTDMRVFIPYQTMRILFPLKDEDRVDGITYLNYRPASREVHDDARMEVRRIIARRKGGFDYTNDDNFWDWDTVKSQETIGKIFDAMNLFLGGVGLVTLALGAIGIINIMLVSVTERTREIGLRKALGATNRSILTQFFLEGAFLTLISGGVGIAAAAGFMMLLAQLPAPEGFDTPRLVPSSATVAVLALSFAGIVAGLYPARKAALMQPVEALRQE